One part of the Rutidosis leptorrhynchoides isolate AG116_Rl617_1_P2 chromosome 1, CSIRO_AGI_Rlap_v1, whole genome shotgun sequence genome encodes these proteins:
- the LOC139870327 gene encoding uncharacterized protein, translating into MSRFLVVRNIKRIAQSIRINGCVVRPESRKYKLVNSVGLNSRSSYHHRYYSVIPTNDRSTHHAQTAWKWLSRNSFQNGKEFSSISRISQAFSLAMSRSYVVVPGIFAVVCGNMAYAQTGQNLEYYQPRNSLYMHAENGHTFLISSILSMYEGFVLLIRAIYLAILFSPTIATAPFAEYFSNVSRKKWLRLVRYTLEIAGPAFIKWGQWAATRPDLFPRDLCTELSKLHTKAPEHSFSYTKKTVEEAFGRKISEIFDVFEEVPVASGSIAQIHRAVLKYKYPGKPIKPLVVAVKVRHPGVGESIRRDFEIINAVAKISRFIPTLKWLRLDESVQQFAVFMMSQVDLAREAANLGRFIYNFRRWKDVSFPKPVYPLVHPAVLVETFEQGESVAYYVDELEGHERLKRSLAHIGTHALLKMLLVDNFIHADMHPGNILVRSNRSSSRKRMFKSKKPHIVFLDVGMTAELSNSDRLNLMEFFKAVARRDGDTAAKATLRLSKQQNCPNPQAFIKEVTESFDFWGTPEGEKVHPADCMHQLLEQVRRHRVNVDGNACTVMVTVLVLEGWQRKLDPDYDIMHTLRTLLLKEDWAKSLTYTIESLMAP; encoded by the exons GTTTCTGGTAGTCAGAAATATCAAAAGAATTGCACAATCGATACGAATAAATGGTTGTGTAGTTCGACCCGAAAGCAGGAAGTATAAGTTAGTTAATAGTGTTGGTTTAAATTCACGTAGCAGTTATCATCATAGATATTATTCTGTTATTCCAACTAATGATAGAAGCACACATCATGCTCAAACTGCTTGGAAATGGCTTTCTCGTAATTCATTTCAAAACGGGAAAGAGTTTTCTTCTATAAGTAGGATTTCACAAGCATTTAGTTTAGCAATGAGTCGATCATATGTGGTTGTTCCGGGTATATTTGCGGTAGTATGTGGGAATATGGCATATGCTCAAACAGGGCAAAATCTTGAATATTATCAGCCCAGAAATAGTCTTTACATGCATGCCGAAAACGGACACACTTTCTTGATTTCATCGATTCTTTCGATGTATGAAGGTTTTGTATTACTAATCAGAGCTATATATTTAGCGATTTTGTTCTCACCGACAATAGCAACGGCACCATTTGCAGAGTATTTTTCTAACGTATCAAGAAAAAAGTGGCTTCGTCTTGTACGTTATACGTTGGAAATAGCGGGCCCTGCTTTTATAAAATGGGGTCAGTGGGCAGCAACAAGACCTGATCTTTTCCCTCGTGATTTGTGCACTGAACTTTCGAAACTTCACACAAAAGCACCCGAACATAGCTTTTCTTACACTAAAAAGACGGTTGAGGAGGCTTTTGGGCGTAAAATTTCAGAGATTTTTGATGTTTTTGAGGAGGTTCCAGTAGCTTCAGGAAGTATTGCTCAAATCCATCGAGCCGTTTTGAAATATAAGTATCCTGGTAAGCCAATTAAGCCTTTAGTAGTTGCTGTAAAAGTTAGACATCCAGGAGTAGGTGAATCGATACGAAGAGATTTTGAGATTATAAATGCGGTGGCCAAGATTTCAAGATTTATTCCTACTTTAAAATGGTTGAGATTGGATGAAAGCGTACAACAATTTGCAGTTTTTATGATGTCTCAAGTGGATCTTGCTAGGGAAGCTGCTAATTTGGGTCGTTTTATTTACAATTTTAGGAGATGGAAAGATGTTTCGTTTCCAAAACCTGTGTATCCGCTTGTTCATCCTGCAGTTTTGGTGGAAACATTTGAACAAGGAGAAAGTGTTGCATATTATGTCGATGAACTTGAAGGACATGAACGTTTGAAGAGATCTCTTGCTCATATTGGGACTCATGCACTTTTAAAGATGCTCCTG GTTGATAACTTCATACATGCGGACATGCATCCTGGGAATATTCTAGTACGTAGTAATAGGTCTTCTTCTCGTAAGAGAATGTTCAAATCTAAGAAGCCTCATATTGTATTCCTTGATGTTGGGATGACTGCTGAACTTTCAAACAGCGATAGACTTAATTTAATGGAATTTTTCAAGGCTGTTGCTCGTCGAGATGGTGACACCGCAGCAAAAGCCACTTTAAGACTCTCAAAGCAACAAAACTGTCCCAATCCTCAAGCCTTTATAAAG gAAGTGACAGAATCTTTTGATTTTTGGGGGACTCCGGAAGGGGAGAAAGTGCACCCTGCTGACTGCATGCATCAATTGCTAGAGCAAGTGAGACGTCATCGAGTTAATGTCGATGGAAACGCCTGCACTGTCATGGTTACCGTTTTAGTTCTTGAG GGTTGGCAAAGGAAGCTGGATCCAGATTACGACATAATGCATACTCTTAGAACATTGTTACTCAAAGAAGATTGGGCAAAGTCACTAACCTACACCATTGAAAGCCTAATGGCTCCATGA